Proteins from a genomic interval of Aquipuribacter sp. SD81:
- the mihF gene encoding integration host factor, actinobacterial type: MPLPTLTPEQRAAALEKAAAARRERAEVKNRLKNSSASLAEVIKEGETNDVIGKMKVAALLEALPGTGKVRAKAIMEEIGISETRRVRGLGANQTAALIDRFGGR; encoded by the coding sequence GTGCCCCTTCCCACTCTCACCCCGGAGCAGCGCGCCGCGGCGCTCGAGAAGGCCGCTGCCGCCCGCCGGGAGCGGGCCGAGGTGAAGAACCGCCTCAAGAACTCCTCCGCCTCGCTCGCCGAGGTCATCAAGGAGGGCGAGACGAACGACGTCATCGGCAAGATGAAGGTCGCCGCCCTCCTCGAGGCGCTGCCCGGCACCGGCAAGGTGCGGGCCAAGGCGATCATGGAGGAGATCGGCATCAGCGAGACCCGCCGCGTGCGCGGGCTCGGCGCCAACCAGACCGCCGCCCTCATCGACCGCTTCGGCGGCAGGTGA